AAGTATGTTTTAAAAGGTTGCTTCTGCGTTTTATGGCGGAAGAGCCGTTGACCAACGATCGCGCCAGGCCACCCTCCTACCACCCCAAAGACCAACAACGTGGATTCCGGTACTCTACGCCAGGCTTTACGTGCCGCCAGTTTGTCTACTCCATAAATCACCAGCGTTAACACATTGGCGAGCAGAAACCACA
The Salmonella bongori NCTC 12419 DNA segment above includes these coding regions:
- a CDS encoding DUF1294 domain-containing protein, which codes for MNLNHFCYLLLACAAAGSFFTLHPFVMWFLLANVLTLVIYGVDKLAARKAWRRVPESTLLVFGVVGGWPGAIVGQRLFRHKTQKQPFKTYFIFSVIISISMMVVAYQFYPFSPA